From the genome of Bactrocera oleae isolate idBacOlea1 chromosome 2, idBacOlea1, whole genome shotgun sequence, one region includes:
- the LOC106616036 gene encoding uncharacterized protein encodes MFLFVTIAVLCLLLTIVGDLVKLLQLSKIFRCVSGSASNDELQQQLKEAREKVERIRQGSAGTSHYTYTVKLMRAENELKSIQSKLRSEGNIQRLKGASVELVVGYLLKGIISLALFIITVRNRYAPVIVFNENISFEPLGGLLSFPTGVPNAISVPFWALSCNSAFRLILNALKGK; translated from the exons ATGTTCCTCTTTGTAACCATTGCAGTGCTGTGCCTGTTGTTGACCATTGTAGGCGACCTGGTTAAATTG ttacaactttcgaaaatttttcgttGCGTTTCTGGTTCTGCCTCCAATGATGAGCTGCAACAGCAACTAAAAGAGGCCCGTGAAAAGGTTGAACGCATACGCCAAGGGTCGGCTGGAACTAGTCACTACACATACACTGTAAAATTAATGCGTGCCGAAAATGAATTGAAATCTATTCAGTCCAAATTGCGCAGTGAAGGCAATATACAGCGTTTAAAAGGTGCCTCAGTCGAGCTTGTTGTGGGCTACCTACTGAAAGGTATCATTTCACTGGCACTCTTCATTATCACAGTACGTAATCGTTACGCACCAGTTATAGTgtttaacgaaaatattagcTTTGAACCTCTTGGCGGCCTGTTGAGCTTTCCAACGGGCGTCCCCAACGCAATATCTGTGCCGTTTTGGGCATTATCCTGCAATAGCGCATTCCGATTGATTCTCAACGCTCTCAAGGGAAAGTGA
- the LOC106616017 gene encoding uncharacterized protein, whose translation MTDQVRAGLGNLPKKFEFLSTPISRGSLRGLKRCPGCGQLNGVRSSICRNQFCKLRKEALRTHIPLDPVQLESLDKQKSLYSLRKKEQNAQPRNFVLITASSKNDTKKYECYNCSPAASNNADICKHILACTTKPDSPPKAEVFTISRDVLWNLNSLDNEHKERLWNTYQQEEINVPAVQRISNSLFVVKCEISKVFPAGRLHVTAIGNGCSTKKGIYSCSCKKLKIIVEPDNSVVMQEEVCDHILLVLAAVLSNRKGKAMFGNFASALKSYWMPTYIETPIVDSTQEDALFGLSIDIGGNFDMGGGDSRPGDDIFIYNSDFMSGGNIPDFEDIILSNPTKSIEQLHNQNIMDNSIATNSNTNHSDILHPGDPNLGLSFAITAEDIEDIKFHEAPFINGVKSLSSSALANNVTTAHLELSDCKIELMDQFELTDQIDLSTTDDITLQQDHTWLGNGISILEAPILNNTTPIDSCATESTTLENADLTHSTTIYNNNTLLKSNHVVEAPPIQLPTIAVVKKCPVKASELVNSLNTRKFPPLPEKRSIIVNGVTSLEQRPANDESIVSSSKEPSLAFSSWLDYVIEVINDSVGIVEERSVEHIFHVHEEIFAHFSKTFSTGVKLRMPSSTTVIKTGKYKGLIKYVWYFTNASTVRRIFTTKNISLETERIFEYSSDGEFVPYVIQPIVPTTNGKYKRVYPKLSLYKTHIWLESGNSEYKNSFKLEWLPSAFPKSHHGILKLEFTVGVQDPEEMQRAIVGK comes from the exons ATGACGGATCAAGTGCGCGCGGGTTTAGGTAACttaccaaaaaaatttgaattcttATCAACACCGATTTCGCGGGGATCACTACGTGGATTGAAGCGTTGCCCCGGCTGTGGCCAGCTTAATGGTGTACGTAGTTCTATATGTCGAaatcaattttgtaaattacGAAAAGAGGCGCTTCGTACGCATATACCATTAGATCCAGTGCAGCTGGAAAGTCTGGATAAACAGAAGTCACTATACTCCCTACGCAAAAAGGAACAGAATGCACAACCTCGCAACTTTGTGTTAATTACAGCATCAAGCAAAAACGATACGAAAAAATATGAATGTTACAACTGCAGCCCTGCAGCATcaaataatgcagatatttGCAAGCATATTTTAGCTTGTACAACAAAACCAGATTCGCCTCCGAAAGCGGAAGTCTTCACTATTTCCCGCGATGTATTGTGGAACTTGAACAGCTTAGATAATGAGCACAAGGAACGTTTGTGGAATACTTATCAACAAGAAGAAATTAATGTGCCTGCAGTGCAACGTATATCCAATTCCTTATTTGTGGTGAAATGTGAAATATCGAAAGTATTTCCAGCTGGACGATTACATGTCACAGCTATCGGTAATGGCTGTTCTACAAAAAAGGGAATATATTCCTGTTCATgtaaaaaactgaaaatcatTGTTGAACCTGATAATTCCGTTGTAATGCAGGAAGAGGTGTGCGATCACATCCTTTTAGTTTTGGCGGCTGTTTTAAGTAATCGCAAAGGTAAGGCGATGTTTGGAAATTTCGCAAGCGCATTGAAATCGTATTGGATGCCTACTTATATTGAGACGCCAATTGTGGACTCAACGCAGGAGGACGCACTGTTTGGTTTAAGCATTGATATCGGTGGAAACTTTGACATGGGCGGTGGTGATAGTCGACCAGGcgatgatatttttatttataatagtgATTTTATGTCTGGTGGG AATATTCCCGACTTCGAAGACATTATCCTGAGTAATCCGACTAAATCTATAGAACAACTACATAACCAAAATATAATGGATAATTCCATAGCTACAAATTCAAACACAAATCACAGCGATATACTACATCCTGGTGATCCGAATTTAGGTTTAAGCTTTGCCATTACTGCAGAAGACATAGAGGATATAAAATTTCATGAAGCTCCATTCATCAATGGCGTAAAATCTCTGTCATCATCAGCACTAGCCAACAATGTGACAACTGCACATTTGGAGCTGAGTGATTGCAAAATCGAGTTAATGGACCAATTTGAACTCACCGATCAAATTGACTTATCGACAACTGATGACATCACGTTGCAGCAAGATCATACATGGCTAGGGAACGGTATAAGTATATTGGAAGCGCCAATACTAAATAATACAACACCGATCGATAGTTGCGCTACAGAGTCGACAACTCTAGAAAACGCAGATTTAACACATTCTACAAccatttacaataataatacgTTATTAAAGTCCAATCACGTGGTCGAGGCACCACCAATCCAGTTACCCACCATTGCAGTGGTCAAGAAATGCCCAGTTAAAGCTTCCGAGTTGGTGAATAGTTTAAATACACGTAAATTTCCACCATTACCAGAAAAGAGATCGATAATCGTTAATGGTGTTACTTCTTTGGAACAGCGTCCAGCAAACGATGAGAGTATAGTCTCAAGTAGCAAAGAACCATCGCTAGCCTTTTCATCGTGGCTGGATTATGTTATTGAGGTAATCAATGATAGTGTTGGTATTGTGGAAGAAAGGAGTGTGGAGCATATATTCCATGTTCATGAG GAAATATTTGCTCACTTTAGCAAAACTTTCAGCACCGGTGTAAAGCTGCGTATGCCTAGCAGCACAACTGTTATAAAAACGGGAAAATACAAAGGGCTTATAAAGTATGTTTGGTACTTTACGAATGCATCGACGGTGCGTCGCATTTTCACCACCAAAAAT ATTTCGTTGGAGACGGAACGCATTTTTGAATACAGTTCCGATGGCGAATTTGTGCCATATGTAATACAACCAATTGTGCCTACTACTAACGGCAAATACAAACGGGTTTATCCCAAATTGTCGCTATATAAGACACATATTTGGCTTGAAAGTGGCAACAGC gaatataaaaatagttttaaacttGAGTGGCTACCCAGTGCCTTTCCAAAGAGTCACCATGGCATACTGAAGCTGGAATTCACAGTGGGTGTACAGGATCCAGAGGAAATGCAAAGAGCGATTGTGGGAAAATGA